A window of Hordeum vulgare subsp. vulgare chromosome 5H, MorexV3_pseudomolecules_assembly, whole genome shotgun sequence genomic DNA:
TGTTTTTGAAAATTAAAACAAGACCTCACCCATCAAATTATCTATCATAAAAAAAACTTAGATTTTTTAAttgtattttttgaaaaaaaattctttCAGCGCGGATGCAGATGATGTTTGGCTCATAAGTGGATTATTGACGGGATTCCAGGTACTCAATTCTCCACGGGAACGGAAACATGAGGCTCCACCGCGCTCAGCTCTGAATCAATCTtgggagctccggcggcggcgtcCAGCGCGGCCCAGAGCTTGGCGTCGCGGTAGTCCCTGACGACCATGGACGCGCCGGCGGCGACGACCTTGGCCTCCCGGCTCTCACTCGCGACAGCCACGACCGGCATCCCCGCGGCCACGCCGGCCTGCACGCCGACCACGGAGTCCTCGAACACGACGGACCGCTCCGCCGACGCGCCGAGCAGGGCGAGCGCGCGGAGGTAGGGGTCGGGGCACGGCTTGGAGCGTCCCTCGCCGCAGtcctcgccggcgacgacgaGCTGGAAGAAGTCCGCCAGCCCGAGGATCCCGATCATGAGCTCGGCGTTGGCGCGGGGTGCGTTGGTGACTGCCGCCCGCTTCAGCCCGCGCTCCCGCGCCCACCGGCACAGCTCCCCCAGCCCGGCCACCTCCCGGAGCCCCTCCCCGGCGTACCGCGCGAAGAGCGCCTCCTTCTCGGCGAAGAAGGCGTCGAGCCGCTGCTGCGGCCAGTCCGGGAACAGAAAGCGGCCGATCTGCTCGTTGCTGCGGCCGGCCATGTGCGCCATCCCGAACTCCGGCGTGACGGGGGCGCCGCCGTTGTAGCCCAGGCCCTGCAGCAGCTCCGAGAAGGCGCGGTGGTGGAACGGGTCGGAGACGC
This region includes:
- the LOC123395527 gene encoding haloacid dehalogenase-like hydrolase domain-containing protein Sgpp, whose product is MESGANGIRRAAPLEALLFDIDGTMCVSDPFHHRAFSELLQGLGYNGGAPVTPEFGMAHMAGRSNEQIGRFLFPDWPQQRLDAFFAEKEALFARYAGEGLREVAGLGELCRWARERGLKRAAVTNAPRANAELMIGILGLADFFQLVVAGEDCGEGRSKPCPDPYLRALALLGASAERSVVFEDSVVGVQAGVAAGMPVVAVASESREAKVVAAGASMVVRDYRDAKLWAALDAAAGAPKIDSELSAVEPHVSVPVEN